AACGGATCACCGGCCAGGATGAACGGCTGCTGGCCCTCGATCACGAAGAACGAGAAGTAGTGCGCCACGCCGTAGCCCACGGCGATCGGCAGCAGCGTCGCGGCGAACCGGGCGGCCAACGGCTCCGAGCTGCCCGAGACGACCGCGCTCAGCCGCATCGAACCGAAGTACAGCACCGAGATCCCCGCGATCGACACCACCAGGCCGCCGGTCGCCACGAGCACGTCCGGCAGGGGCGTCGCGTTCAGCAGCGCCTGCCACCAGCTGGTGCGGGTGAGCCCGTCGAACGCGGTCGACCCGATCAGCACGCACGCCAACCCGGCAAGACCGGGCACCGGGTCGGGACGCACCAGGCCCGCCAGCGGATTGCGCAGGATCAGCCGCCCGTCCGAGCGGCGTCCCAGCGGCGCGCACCGGGCCAGCAGCGTCGAGTACACCTCGAAACCGTCGCCGCGCTCGAACCACGCGGGGCCGTAGCGGGCGGCGGCGGCCAGGTTCAGCAGCGCGTAGCCGAGGATCAGCGCGGCGACCAGTCGCGGATCGGCGCGGTTCGGCGCGACCAGCTCCAGCCACACGAAACCCAGCAGCCAGGCCGTCGCCACCCGGTAGCCGAGCCACCCCGGCACCGGTCGCGGATCGCGCCCCAGCCGCAGCGCGCTCAGCACGGTGCGCAGCGGGTTCACCGCTCGCCACACGGGTCCCAGCAGCACGCTCGCGGGGATCAGCCCGACCCAGAACGTCACGAACAACGCCCACGGCGCCAGGTTCGCGTTCGTCTCCGCCGGGCCGAAGAAGCCGACGGCCACCACGAAGACCGCGAGCAGCAGCACCACGATCCGGGCGGCACCGCGCAGCCGGGCGGAGTTCACCGCGGCGAACCGCACCGGTCGACCGGCCTCCGGGTCCAGCCACGGCTTCGACCACAGCGCGAGCAGCGCGACGAACGACACGGCGACCGCCAGCGCCCCGCCGACGACCGCGGCGGCGCCGTTGAGCGGCAGGTCGGTGCGGCCGCCGAGGCCGTGCGCGAGGAACTCGGTGCTCACCGCACTTCCAGGCTGGGCAGCGAGAGCCCTGACTCGTGCAGTTCGGCCTCGTACACGCCGGGGAGGTCGGCGGTGAACTCGACGACGCCGACCTCGCCGGGGGTCAGCGGCGCCGACTCGTCGTAGCCGTGGATGTGCAGCTCGTCGGGGCGGTCGCTGCGCACCTGGTACCGGACCTGGCCGCCGAGCGGGACCGACACCCGCTCCGTGCCGGTGCGGACCTGCCCGCCCGCGACCTCCGCGTCGACGACCACCGGCGGCGCGTCCGGCGCGGCGGGCTCGGGCGGGGGAGCGCCGCAACCCGCGAGCAGCAGGGCCGAGGCGGTGAGCGCGCATCCGATGAGCGGCGCCGTCGTTGTCATCGCAGTGGTCCTCCTGGTCACGCCGAATGTTTACAACAATCAATGTCACATTGAGGGATGACATTGTCCAGTTTCTGGTGTTCCATGGCCCGCATGAACCAGACCGCCGCCGAGTGGCACCGGGCGCTGCTGATGCAAGAGGTGCGGCCCACGGGAGGCGCCGCGCTCGACCAGATCTTCATCGCCTCCGGTGGCGCGACCGTGCTGACCCTGCTGCTCCTGCTGCTCGGCTACGCGCACCGCACCGGCCGCACCCGGCTCCTCGAACGAGCCGCCGCGCTGTCCCAGCGCGTGCTGCCGCGCGGGCTGCCCGGCTGGGTCGCGCTGCCGCAGATCGTCGCGATGATCTCGCTGCTCACGGCGCTGCTCGGGATGTACTGGGACATCTCGCTGCACATCACCCAGGGCCGGGACGAAGGCCCGCTGGCCAACATCGCGCACTACCCGATCCTCATCGGCCTGTTCGGCCTGTTCACCGCGGGCATGTTGGCCGTCGTGCTGCCCAAGGACGAACCCGTCGGCGGCGCGGCCGTGCGCATCACCCGCGACTGGTACGCCCCGGTCAGCGGACTGCTGCTGGCCGGAGCCGGGTTCTACGCGCTGCTCGGGTTCCCGCTCGACGACGTGTGGCACCGCATCTTCGGCCAGGACGTGACGCTGTGGGGGCCGACGCACCTGATGCTCATCGGCGGCGCCGGTCTGTCCCTGGTCGCCGTCGCGCTGCTCGAACGCGAAGGCAGGCTCGCCCGCTCCGACCTCGGTGAACCGGGCGCGCTGCCGCGGTTCGCGCACCGCGGCATGGCGATCGGCGGCCTGCTCGTCGGCCTTTCGGTGTTCCAAGCGGAGTTCGACTTCGGCGTGCAGCAGTTCCGCATGGTGCACCAGCCGTTCCTGATCGCCGTGGCCGTCGGCTGCGCGCTGGTCGTCGCGCGGTTGTGGGCCGGGCGCGGCGCGGCGCTGTTCGTCGTCGGGTTCTACGTGCTGGTGCGCGGCGGCGTCGCCGTGCTCGTGGGCCCGGTGCTCGGGGAGCAGTTCGCCACCATCCCGCTGCACGTCGTGGAAGCGCTCTGCGTCGAAGCCGCCGCGCTGCTGCTGGCCCGCCGCGCGCTGGCGCTCGGCGTGGTGTCCGGCCTGCTCATCGGCACCGTCGGGTACGCGTCCGAGTACGCGTGGACCCAGCTCGCCTTCCCGTTGCCGTGGACCCCGGACATGGCCCTCGAAGGCGCCGCCATGGCGGTGGCCGGCGGTGTCGCGGGCGGTGTGCTCGGCGCGCTGCTCGCCGGTGCGCTGCGCGGTGCGCTGCCGCGCCGCCAGGTCTCGGTGCCGCTGTTCGGCGGCGCGCTCGTGGTGATCGCGCTCGCCGTGACCAACGCGCTCGTCGGCACCGCGCCCCCGGTGCAGGCCACCGTCACGCTCACCGACGTGCGGGGCGGGCCGCAGGACCGCACCGGCCACGCCGTCGTGCGGATGAGCCCGGCAGGCACCGGGCAGGACTCCACCTGGCTCACCATGACCGGCTGGCAAGGCGGTGACCTGCACGTCGACCGGCTCACCCCGATCGGCCCGGACACCTACCGCACCAACGAGCCGATGCCGCTGCACGGCACCTGGAAGACCATGATCCGGTTCCACGAAGGCCGCGCGATGGTCGCCGTCCCGGTCTACATGCCCGCCGACGAGGCGCTGGGCGTGCCCGCGGTGACCGCGGACCCGCAGTTCACCCGCGACTCGCAACCGGAGTGGCAGGTGCTGCAGCGCGAGACGAAGCAGGACATCCCGTCCTGGCTGTGGGTGACCTGCTCGCTGGTGGTGCTGGCGTGCTCGCTGGCCCTGGTGCTGTCGCTGGGCTGGGGCGCGCAGCGGATCGGGCGCGTCGGAGCCGGTGCGCCGGAGCCGTCGCCGGAGCCGGAGAGGACGGCGACGTGATCCTCGCGCAGGCGCAGGTCCTGGCCAGCCACCCCATCATCACGGCGGTGCCGTTCTTCGTGCCCACCTTCGCGGTCGTCGGCGTCGTCGCGGTGATCGTCTACCGGGACCGCCGACGTTCCCGGGACGACGCCGACGACGACTGAGCCCGGTCACCGCGGGTGGGCGGAACCCGGCCCGAACCGCTCGCGAGTCGGGTGAAATCCGGGCTCGGTCGAGGGAAATCCTGGAAGTCGACCGTGTGGCTCTTGTCACAATTGTGGGCTCGGGGCACTCTCGGAGAGGTCGATGCGACGACCCGTACGAGAGGTGTTCGCCCATGTCTTCGACGACTGAACTGACCGACGTGCAGCGCGTACTGGGGCAGCTGCGCAGCAGCGTCGGCATGCTCCGATCGCGCTACGGAAACGCTGCGGCCGTGCGCCGCCTGAGCAACGATGTGGAACGGCTCGAGATCGACCTGGCCGAACTGTCCGCACTGCCAGCCCCGCGCCGGGAGATGAACCGCGGCGACACGGTGATGGTGCCGGACACGCCCTACGACCCGTCGTTGTGGCGCGACGCCGACGACGAAGGAGTCGGTGGCAGGCAGCAGCACTGATCGAACCGGCGCGGTGGCTCCGGCAACGCCGCCGCGGCCCGCGCCGGCACGAGTGGACGACCCAGCACCGGCAAGAACGATCGAGCCACCCAGGCCGAACCGGACACCGACAACGAGGTCACCCATGTCCGCACTCCCCGGTATCGATCCGTCCAGCGCCGAACCCGCCCACCCGCCCGGTCGTGCCGACCCGCGCACGCGGCGCACCGACCGGTGGTGGCTCGGACCGCTGATCACGGTGGTCGGCCTGGGGCTGTTCCTGATCTACGGCCTGATCCGCACGTTCATGAACACCGCCTACTGGGTGCCCGAGTACCACTACCTGGCGCCGTTCTACTCGCCGTGCCTGAGCGCGGCGTGCGTACCGGGGGCGAGCCACTGGGGGCAGTGGCTCCCCGCGATGGGGCCGTTCCTGCCGCCCCCGGTGATCGTGCTGCCGTTCGTGTTCGGGTTCCGGCTGACCTGCTACTACTACCGCAAGGCCTACTACCGCTCGTTCTGGGCGGCGCCGCCGGCGTGCGCGGTCGCCGAACCGCACCGCCGCTACACCGGCGAGACGCGGTTCCCGCTGGTGATGCAGAACGTGCACCGGTACTTCTTCTACGTCGCGCTGCTGGTCGCGGCCGTGCTCACCTACGACACCGTGATCGCGTTCCGCGGCGCCGACGGCGGTTTCGGCGTCGGGCTCGGCTCGCTGCTCATGGTGGTCAACGCGGTGCTGCTGTGGACGTACACGGTGTCCTGCCACTCGTGCAGGCACCTCATCGGCGGTCGCATCAACCACTTCTCCAAGCACCCCGTGCGCTACTGGCTGTGGACCAAGGTGAGCGCGCTCAACGCGCGGCACATGCAGCTCGCCTGGGCCTCGCTGCTGTCGGTCGCGCTGGTCGACCTGTACGTGCTGCTCATCGCGGCCGGAGCCTTCCCCGATCCCCGACTGTTCAACTGAAAGGCCCTCGATGCGGATCGAGCAGCACGACTACGACGTCATCGTGATCGGCGCGGGCGGCGCGGGCCTGCGCGCGGCCATCGAGACCCGGCAGCGCGGACTGCGCACGGCGGTGGTGTGCAAGTCGTTGTTCGGCAAGGCCCACACGGTGATGGCCGAAGGCGGCATCGCGGCCTCCATGGGCAACGCCAACCCGCACGACGACTGGCAGGTGCACTTCCGCGACACCATGCGCGGCGGGAAGTTCCTGAACAACTGGCGGATGGCGGAGCTGCACGCGCGGGAGGCCCCGCAGCGGGTGTGGGAGCTGGAGACCTACGGTGCGCTGTTCGACCGCACCGCCGACGGCCGGATCAGCCAGCGCAACTTCGGCGGCCACGAGTACCCGCGGCTCGCGCACGTCGGCGACCGCACCGGGCTGGAGCTCATCCGCACCCTGCAGCAGAAGATCGTCTCGTTGCAGCAGGCCGACTTCGCCGAGCACGGTGAGCACGAGGCCCGGCTGAAGGTGTTCCAGGAGTGCACCGTCACCGAACTGCTCAAGGACGCTCCGGACGGACGGATCGCCGGGGCGTTCGCCTATTGGCGGGAGAGCGGGCGCTACGTGCTGTTCCGGGCTCCGGTGGTGATCCTCGCGACCGGTGGCATCGGCAAGTCGTTCAAGGTCACGTCGAACTCCTGGGAGTACACCGGTGACGGCCACGCGCTGGCGCTGCGCGCGGGGGCCGCGCTGATCAACATGGAGTTCGTGCAGTTCCACCCGACCGGCATGGTGTGGCCGCCGAGCGTGAAGGGCATCCTCGTCACCGAGTCCGTGCGCGGCGACGGGGGAGTGCTGCGCGACTCCGGCGGGCGCCGGTTCATGTTCGACTACATCCCCGACGTGTTCAAGGACAACTACGCCGACACCGAGGACGAGGCGGACCGCTGGTACGCCGACCCCGAGGCCAACCGCAGACCGCCGGAACTGCTGCCCCGCGACGAGGTGGCCCGTGCGATCAACAGCGAGATCAAGGCGGGCCGCGGCTCCGAGCACGGCGGGGTGTTCCTGGACATCGCGACCCGGCTGACCCCGGACGAGATCACCCGGCGGTTGCCGTCGATGCACCACCAGTTCCGCGAACTGGCCGACGTGGACATCACCGGGGAGATGATGGAGGTCGGCCCCACCTGCCACTACGTGATGGGCGGGGTGGAGGTCGACCCGGACACCGCGGCCTCCGGGGTGCCGGGGCTGTTCGCGGCCGGTGAGGTCGCGGGCGGGATGCACGGGTCCAACCGGCTGGGCGGGAATTCGCTGTCGGACCTGCTCGTGTTCGGCAGGCGGGCCGGGCTGGGCGCCGCGGAATACCTGGCGGCCGGGCACGGGCCGGAACCCCGTCAGTCCGATGTGGACGATGCGGCCGAGCGCGCGGAGCAACCGTTCGCGCCCGCCGCGAACGCGGAGAACCCGTACGCGCTGCACTCCGAGCTGCAGCAGGTGATGAACGACCTCGTCGGCATCATCCGCGTCGGCGAGCAGATGCAGGACGCGTTGCGGCGCCTGGACGAACTGCGCGAACGCGCCCGGAACCTGGTGGTCGAGGGCAACCGGCAGTTCAACCCCGGCTGGCACCTCGCCCTGGACCTGCGGAACATGCTCCTGGTCAGCGAATGCGTGGCGCGGGCGGCGGTGCTGCGCACCGAGAGCCGCGGCGGCCACACCCGCGACGACCACCCGGGCATGGCTCCCACGTGGCGGCGCACCCTGCTGGCCTGCTCGCTGAGCAGGGACGGCGTCCGCGTCGACGAGCAGCGCCAGCTCCCGGTGCGCCCGGACCTGCTGGAGCTGTTCGCGGCCGAGGAACTGCGCAAGTACTTCACCGACGAGGAACTCGCCGCCGCGGCGGGCTGAGGAGGCCGACGATGAGTTACCTGGCGCATCTTCGCGTGTGGCACGGCGACGCCGACGGCGGCGAGCTGCGGGACCACGTCGTCGAGGCGGCCGAGGGCGAGGTGGTGCTCGACCTCGTGCACCGCCTGCAGGCCACCGAATGCCCCGACCTCGCGGTGCGGTGGAACTGCAAGGCCGGCAAGTGCGGCTCCTGCTCGGCGGAGATCAACGGCAAGCCGAAGCTGATGTGCATGACGCGGATGTCGACGTTCGCCACCGACGAGGTCATCACGGTGACGCCGATGCGCACCTTCCCGGTGATCAAGGACCTGGTGTGCGACGTGTCGTTCAACTACGTCAAAGCCCGCGAGGTGCCCGCGTTCGAGCCGCCCGCCGACCTCGAACCCGGCGAGTACCGCATGCAGCAGGTGGACGTGCAGCGCTCGCAGGAGTTCCGCAAGTGCATCGAATGCTTCCTGTGCCAGGACGTCTGCCACGTGATCCGCGATCACGAGGACAACAAGGAGGCGTTCTCCGGGCCGAGGTTCCTGATGCGGGTGGCGGAACTGGAGATGCACCCGCTGGACGCGCGCGGCGAGACCCGCGCGGACCGGCCTGACGAGGCGCGCGAGGAGCACGGGCTCGGGCTGTGCAACATCACCCGGTGCTGCACCGACGTGTGCCCGGAGCACATCCAGATCACCGACAACGCGCTCATCCCGTTGAAGGAACGCGCCGCCGATCGGTACTACGACCCGCTGCTGCGGCTGTTCCGGCGCAAGCGGGACTGAGGTCGGCCACCGCCCGGACCGGAAAGGGCCACCGCGCGGGCTCGGGCGGTTCCACCTGGCAGGCCGGTCCGGGCCGGGTCAAGGAGTCGCGCGCATCGTTTCAAATGGCGGGAATCATTTACCGTGCGTGCCGAAGCCGCATGCGCACTGTTACTCAAATAGGAAAATCGGCCATTTCGGGCTCCCTCGGGATTGCTCGGCCGGGCGCGGCCGATCGGCGCGCGTCGCCATGGCCTCGCGCTGGGGCGGAAATCACTCCGATTTCGGGCGGGCCGCTCGACGTTCGGGCCGGCGGCTCGGCAAGTGTCCATGTCGTACGGTGCGTGAGCTGGGGCATCGCCAGGTTTACCGGCACTTCCTCCACGTTTTTCCCGCACTTTCCCGTGTTGAACAGTCACCGCGCATTGCGGCCGTGTGAATGATGGCAAAGTCCCATTGCGTGCGTCATCACACTCCCGCTCGGATCGCTCCCAATTCTCGGGAAAACACCAGCTAAGGCCTGTC
This window of the Saccharopolyspora gloriosae genome carries:
- a CDS encoding fumarate reductase/succinate dehydrogenase flavoprotein subunit, which produces MRIEQHDYDVIVIGAGGAGLRAAIETRQRGLRTAVVCKSLFGKAHTVMAEGGIAASMGNANPHDDWQVHFRDTMRGGKFLNNWRMAELHAREAPQRVWELETYGALFDRTADGRISQRNFGGHEYPRLAHVGDRTGLELIRTLQQKIVSLQQADFAEHGEHEARLKVFQECTVTELLKDAPDGRIAGAFAYWRESGRYVLFRAPVVILATGGIGKSFKVTSNSWEYTGDGHALALRAGAALINMEFVQFHPTGMVWPPSVKGILVTESVRGDGGVLRDSGGRRFMFDYIPDVFKDNYADTEDEADRWYADPEANRRPPELLPRDEVARAINSEIKAGRGSEHGGVFLDIATRLTPDEITRRLPSMHHQFRELADVDITGEMMEVGPTCHYVMGGVEVDPDTAASGVPGLFAAGEVAGGMHGSNRLGGNSLSDLLVFGRRAGLGAAEYLAAGHGPEPRQSDVDDAAERAEQPFAPAANAENPYALHSELQQVMNDLVGIIRVGEQMQDALRRLDELRERARNLVVEGNRQFNPGWHLALDLRNMLLVSECVARAAVLRTESRGGHTRDDHPGMAPTWRRTLLACSLSRDGVRVDEQRQLPVRPDLLELFAAEELRKYFTDEELAAAAG
- a CDS encoding succinate dehydrogenase/fumarate reductase iron-sulfur subunit, which codes for MSYLAHLRVWHGDADGGELRDHVVEAAEGEVVLDLVHRLQATECPDLAVRWNCKAGKCGSCSAEINGKPKLMCMTRMSTFATDEVITVTPMRTFPVIKDLVCDVSFNYVKAREVPAFEPPADLEPGEYRMQQVDVQRSQEFRKCIECFLCQDVCHVIRDHEDNKEAFSGPRFLMRVAELEMHPLDARGETRADRPDEAREEHGLGLCNITRCCTDVCPEHIQITDNALIPLKERAADRYYDPLLRLFRRKRD